A single region of the Enterococcus mundtii genome encodes:
- a CDS encoding LPXTG cell wall anchor domain-containing protein, giving the protein MKKTKILNSLMIIGLVLGSMNDAVVQAISSIESKTEKTSLVEKKQFSIEPNKEEDKINNKKIAIKDESNEKPIEKNKRTSARNNNPSDNFDSVQGNNGNYFKPTTDATLLKIGEEQAARVQSDLSKTTFNISDLQHEKDDSFEVLNFSKSTFPNDKGLVMWPLGGGRNDVYWTQVDSNSGIWRMRLYASMASTSEPYLNARFTRLKYGSVSGNEVFAFPRVAYLSNPTGNINDMKPFLTKATFEVRLPTAEEEIGKIVATAKEGTHKLMQNTQPIPNPETYLDVKNTRGKVEYSWKIAPDTTKVGKQDTKILVKDESGREIEAVVPITVEPLAVEIEGKPGPFDIYQYDKLPDVTEYFEVTNLYGTYTLKWFDDVNTDSPGEQTWRAKVTTSDGREATASIQMDVTPHEGLKVNLKSIEDRKLGYNYPTFATNFRDYIDSVTMHGEPVELRDLEFIPQESVEADYRIGGLQTLKLTVQTKHPNSGVMIKGTGEVTLNVLWDHSILMKSINGESAGSFTLRTDNSGNETAKVVFGMGIPTSINTAVGPQSSPFSLYYSFEVLRGETVVYSQEVTNRATWQQIMDKFGDSTGTIDVRYGDVIKIYHPERTPNSSVLMIDEQEQDYTYDTAYAYYKITPYGFDPFPLLEAEASQKSFVLGENTKTIDPASLIKNVTINGRVVDSSLYEVESLIDFDTSSIGTRKMKLKVTMNDGLSAEEFEVDYQVKWGSTFVLKGLGDETVGAFSLLKENDQWALHASQGVNGTDLSQPVNNHFGRDIYYGIEVIENITTKYQYNVLGNQSIRDGIEGFNQGKPLTVKQGDVIKVYHAEPTGNSLLMQDEIAKDFTMGSNDAYYEVTEHGLEPILAISTDTKPQEFSLGDDATEIDGTQLINYVTINGTELTPDLYTVKQLGNFDTTTVGQKELAIQFDTKDGIVSKVITVPYEVKWGRTIVMKSSTGGSAGVFSLQTTNTTRQLKIHHGFDSPLDERLGNDQDLYYSIEVLRGERVHYSQEVPGRVTLQDVINSFGTNGTQAVTVQLDDVIKIYHPQKSPGSSVLMVDELEEDFTYGSDYAYYKVTTYGFEAMPVMEVHTANKAFYLAQDVTTAADAELIDRVTINGKTVDPEEYTIERRSEIDTTTIGNKNVSMRVKMNDGLSSVQLELPYQVKWGSTFVLKGEEKEGKRGIVGSFSLLDQNDELAIYATKGEDETELNAPVNPAYGRNAYYRIDILADPKNKANSLFPDNIKYTYEVAGNQTVRQAIEGFNNGQSLPVEEGDIFRVYHAETDNQNLLMWDDIVKNYTAGLNYAYYEVKNGEFEPITMIYADVASQELVLGEDTSEVDVTTLIENVAFNGQSLNTELYKVEQMGAFDTHTTGEKTVTVKVSTADGVSSTDIEVPYEVKWGSTIHLKNRKGETVGSFGLLKNSKQIEIQSVQGTDQTVLKNRVNEYDDTEVYYGIEILNERKQSKYQYEVRGTQTIEQAISRFNTGKSLAVTPGDIVKVYHVDTSNNLLMAEENERNYTYGSNYAYYKVTDYGFEPTGELTVEPAQPSFAQGTERVDLKSLVKEVKVNGRVIPKNVYTVSLDGTSEIDTETMGSRFVSLDVKVDRSYGSLSTRTESSYEIVEPGQETAPGEEDASAEDGTGTSNDPDVDGISAETGLGEGSAAEGDESKLPQTNQTINRVLPYIGACFLLIVGFVFWKRKMSKKSFDKQ; this is encoded by the coding sequence ATGAAAAAGACAAAAATTCTGAATAGCCTGATGATTATCGGCTTGGTGTTAGGAAGTATGAATGATGCTGTTGTACAAGCAATTTCGAGCATAGAGTCAAAGACTGAGAAGACATCATTGGTTGAAAAAAAACAATTTTCAATAGAACCAAACAAAGAAGAAGACAAAATAAACAACAAAAAAATAGCTATCAAAGATGAAAGTAATGAAAAACCAATTGAGAAAAATAAAAGGACTAGTGCTAGGAATAATAATCCGAGCGATAATTTTGATAGTGTTCAAGGAAACAACGGTAATTACTTTAAACCGACTACTGATGCAACTTTACTGAAAATTGGTGAAGAGCAGGCAGCTCGAGTGCAATCAGATTTGTCAAAAACAACTTTTAATATTTCTGACTTGCAACACGAGAAAGACGACAGCTTTGAAGTTTTAAATTTTTCTAAGAGTACTTTTCCGAATGATAAAGGATTGGTTATGTGGCCATTAGGTGGAGGGCGTAATGATGTCTATTGGACGCAAGTAGATTCTAACAGTGGAATTTGGCGGATGCGCCTATACGCTTCAATGGCTTCAACAAGCGAGCCTTATTTAAATGCAAGATTTACTCGACTAAAATACGGTTCTGTCAGTGGGAATGAAGTATTCGCCTTTCCAAGAGTGGCTTATTTATCGAATCCTACAGGTAATATTAACGATATGAAACCATTTCTCACGAAAGCTACATTTGAAGTACGGTTACCGACTGCTGAAGAGGAAATCGGTAAAATTGTAGCAACTGCCAAAGAAGGTACACATAAACTCATGCAAAATACTCAACCGATCCCTAATCCAGAAACTTATCTAGATGTAAAAAATACACGTGGAAAAGTTGAATATAGTTGGAAAATAGCCCCTGATACAACGAAAGTAGGAAAGCAAGATACGAAGATTTTAGTAAAAGACGAGTCGGGTAGAGAAATAGAAGCAGTAGTTCCAATCACTGTAGAACCTCTAGCTGTAGAAATCGAGGGAAAACCAGGACCATTTGACATTTATCAATATGATAAATTGCCAGATGTGACTGAATACTTTGAAGTAACAAATCTTTATGGTACCTATACGCTAAAATGGTTTGATGATGTGAATACTGATTCGCCAGGCGAACAAACATGGCGAGCAAAAGTAACAACTTCTGATGGACGTGAAGCAACTGCTTCGATTCAGATGGATGTGACGCCACATGAGGGCTTAAAGGTTAACCTCAAATCAATTGAAGATCGAAAACTCGGTTATAATTATCCAACATTTGCAACAAACTTTAGAGATTATATTGATTCGGTCACTATGCATGGTGAACCAGTCGAATTAAGAGATCTTGAATTTATTCCACAAGAAAGTGTGGAGGCAGATTATCGGATAGGTGGTCTTCAAACGCTCAAATTGACAGTTCAAACCAAGCACCCAAATAGCGGTGTGATGATTAAGGGAACTGGTGAGGTAACACTCAATGTTCTTTGGGACCACTCGATTTTGATGAAATCAATCAATGGTGAATCAGCTGGATCATTTACTTTAAGAACAGATAATTCAGGAAATGAGACGGCAAAAGTTGTATTTGGGATGGGGATACCAACCTCAATAAATACGGCAGTTGGTCCGCAGAGTTCCCCATTTTCGCTATATTATTCGTTTGAAGTTTTACGAGGCGAAACAGTCGTTTATAGCCAAGAAGTGACAAATCGCGCAACTTGGCAGCAAATCATGGATAAATTTGGAGATTCTACTGGAACGATCGATGTCCGTTATGGTGATGTCATTAAGATATATCATCCAGAACGAACGCCGAATAGTTCAGTCTTGATGATTGACGAACAGGAACAGGATTATACATATGATACGGCGTACGCCTACTACAAGATTACTCCTTATGGATTTGATCCATTCCCCTTGCTAGAAGCAGAAGCTTCACAAAAGAGTTTTGTTTTAGGCGAGAACACTAAGACAATTGATCCAGCTTCATTAATAAAGAATGTAACGATCAATGGTCGAGTAGTTGATAGTAGTTTATACGAAGTGGAATCATTGATCGATTTTGATACAAGTAGTATTGGAACAAGAAAAATGAAATTGAAAGTCACGATGAATGATGGACTTTCAGCAGAGGAATTCGAAGTCGATTACCAAGTCAAATGGGGCAGCACATTTGTGCTAAAAGGCTTGGGGGATGAGACGGTTGGCGCATTTAGTCTGCTAAAAGAAAACGATCAATGGGCATTGCATGCTAGTCAAGGAGTAAATGGGACAGACTTGAGTCAACCGGTCAATAATCATTTTGGCCGAGACATCTACTATGGTATTGAAGTGATCGAAAATATTACTACCAAATACCAATATAACGTGCTAGGAAATCAATCGATTAGAGATGGGATCGAAGGGTTCAATCAAGGAAAACCATTAACCGTCAAACAAGGTGACGTCATCAAAGTGTATCATGCAGAACCAACAGGTAATAGTCTATTGATGCAAGATGAAATAGCCAAAGACTTTACAATGGGCTCAAATGATGCCTATTACGAAGTCACAGAGCATGGGCTAGAACCGATCCTCGCGATTTCTACGGATACTAAACCACAAGAATTTAGTCTAGGTGATGATGCCACAGAGATTGATGGAACCCAACTGATTAATTATGTGACGATCAACGGTACCGAGTTAACACCGGATTTATATACAGTGAAGCAATTAGGAAACTTCGATACAACCACAGTTGGTCAAAAAGAACTTGCTATCCAATTTGACACAAAAGATGGGATAGTATCAAAAGTCATCACAGTGCCTTATGAAGTGAAATGGGGCAGAACGATCGTGATGAAATCTAGCACCGGTGGTTCAGCAGGTGTTTTCTCACTGCAAACTACTAATACGACAAGACAATTGAAAATCCATCATGGGTTTGACTCGCCGTTAGACGAGCGCTTAGGAAACGATCAAGACCTCTATTATTCAATTGAAGTCCTACGGGGCGAAAGAGTCCATTATAGTCAAGAAGTCCCAGGTCGTGTCACGTTACAAGACGTCATCAACAGCTTTGGAACTAATGGTACTCAAGCTGTCACTGTCCAGTTAGATGATGTGATCAAAATTTATCACCCGCAAAAATCTCCTGGTAGCTCGGTACTGATGGTCGATGAACTAGAAGAGGACTTCACTTATGGTTCAGATTATGCGTATTACAAAGTAACGACTTATGGTTTTGAAGCAATGCCAGTCATGGAAGTCCATACAGCTAATAAAGCCTTTTATCTCGCGCAAGATGTGACTACTGCAGCTGATGCTGAATTAATTGATCGTGTGACGATCAACGGCAAAACAGTCGATCCAGAGGAATACACGATCGAAAGACGTTCAGAAATCGATACGACAACGATAGGAAATAAAAACGTCTCTATGCGTGTGAAAATGAACGATGGTTTATCTAGTGTGCAACTTGAACTGCCTTATCAAGTCAAATGGGGAAGTACATTTGTTCTGAAAGGCGAAGAGAAAGAAGGGAAAAGAGGCATCGTCGGTTCTTTTAGCCTGCTTGATCAAAATGATGAGTTGGCTATCTATGCCACGAAAGGCGAAGATGAAACAGAACTTAATGCGCCAGTCAATCCTGCCTATGGTCGGAATGCCTATTATCGAATCGACATCCTAGCAGATCCTAAAAATAAAGCAAATAGTTTATTTCCCGATAACATCAAATATACTTATGAAGTGGCAGGTAATCAAACGGTTCGTCAAGCAATCGAAGGGTTCAATAATGGCCAATCATTACCTGTGGAAGAAGGAGACATTTTCCGTGTCTACCATGCAGAAACAGATAACCAGAACTTACTGATGTGGGATGATATCGTCAAAAACTATACAGCTGGGTTGAATTACGCTTATTATGAAGTCAAGAATGGCGAGTTTGAGCCGATTACGATGATTTACGCAGATGTTGCTAGTCAGGAACTCGTCTTAGGTGAGGATACCAGTGAGGTAGACGTGACAACGTTGATTGAGAATGTTGCATTCAACGGACAGAGTTTGAACACAGAGCTTTATAAAGTAGAACAAATGGGAGCGTTTGATACCCATACGACAGGAGAAAAAACAGTAACGGTAAAAGTATCGACAGCAGATGGTGTTTCTTCGACTGACATCGAAGTGCCTTATGAAGTGAAATGGGGTAGCACGATCCATTTGAAAAATCGTAAAGGTGAAACGGTTGGATCGTTTGGTTTACTTAAAAACAGCAAACAAATTGAAATCCAATCTGTCCAAGGAACCGATCAAACAGTATTGAAGAATCGAGTGAATGAATACGATGACACCGAAGTATATTATGGAATCGAAATTCTCAACGAACGTAAGCAAAGCAAATATCAATACGAGGTTCGTGGCACACAAACGATCGAGCAAGCCATTTCACGTTTTAATACTGGTAAATCACTGGCGGTGACCCCAGGTGATATCGTGAAGGTTTATCACGTAGATACTAGTAACAATTTATTGATGGCAGAAGAGAACGAACGAAACTACACCTATGGCAGTAATTACGCGTATTATAAGGTAACAGATTATGGTTTTGAGCCTACAGGTGAGTTAACAGTTGAACCTGCTCAGCCTTCTTTTGCACAAGGCACTGAAAGAGTTGACCTGAAATCGTTAGTAAAAGAAGTGAAAGTCAATGGGCGTGTAATACCTAAAAACGTCTATACTGTTTCTTTAGATGGAACATCTGAAATCGATACAGAAACTATGGGCAGTCGTTTTGTTTCTCTCGATGTCAAAGTGGATCGGAGTTATGGGAGTTTATCTACTCGTACAGAATCTTCATATGAAATCGTTGAACCTGGACAAGAAACAGCGCCAGGAGAAGAGGACGCTAGTGCAGAAGATGGTACTGGTACATCCAACGATCCAGATGTAGATGGAATTTCAGCAGAGACTGGATTAGGTGAGGGTTCCGCAGCTGAAGGTGATGAGAGTAAATTGCCACAAACCAATCAAACCATCAATCGAGTACTGCCATATATTGGTGCATGTTTCTTACTAATAGTAGGATTTGTTTTTTGGAAACGAAAAATGTCTAAGAAATCGTTTGATAAACAGTAA
- the recQ gene encoding DNA helicase RecQ, whose amino-acid sequence MEQLLKKYFGYELFRPGQKEIIEKIMAQEDVLGIMPTGSGKSICYQLPALALEGVTIVVSPLISLMKDQVDAANQLGIAATFINSSLEGYEVAQRFRSLDEEKYQLLYVAPERFIMPDFIQAMNRWSVRLIAIDEAHCISQWGHDFRPSYLQMANILEGIPQRPPIVALTATATVPVATDIKRLLKIPEQNHIQTGFARENLRLQVIKDQKKEQYLVEYLKVNQNQSGIIYAATRKEVDRLYQLLAKFGFSVGRYHGGISERERTEMQEAFLYDRIQLLVATNAFGMGINKSNIRFVIHYQIPGSLEAYYQEAGRAGRDGLPSEAILLFAPQDVQVQKFFVQQSQREEAQKHKEYDKIRAMTEYVHIESCLQQYILSYFGEASEPCQRCGNCLDDRELVDVTTETQMVLSCLKRMGENYGKQLLMKVLAGSKDQKIKQFQFDRLSTYGLLRNLSQKNILQLIDYLISSGYLLAASGEYPVLKVSDLGVQVLMGKVTVHKKEPKKVQQLSHDETDGLFEVLRQLRTDLAVDAGVPPYVVFSDATLKEMSQHRPNDRLALLQIKGVGQSKLDKYGEMFLQVIKNFQESATPSDS is encoded by the coding sequence GTGGAGCAGTTATTAAAAAAATATTTTGGATATGAGCTTTTCCGCCCAGGCCAAAAAGAAATCATTGAAAAAATCATGGCTCAAGAAGATGTCTTGGGTATCATGCCGACTGGAAGCGGAAAATCAATATGTTATCAGCTACCTGCGCTAGCCTTGGAAGGGGTGACAATCGTCGTTTCTCCCTTGATCTCTTTGATGAAAGATCAAGTGGATGCTGCGAATCAACTGGGGATCGCTGCTACGTTTATTAATAGTTCATTAGAAGGATATGAAGTGGCACAACGTTTTCGTTCATTAGATGAAGAAAAGTATCAATTGTTATATGTTGCACCAGAACGTTTTATCATGCCTGATTTTATCCAAGCGATGAATCGTTGGTCCGTTCGCTTGATTGCCATTGATGAAGCCCACTGTATCTCGCAATGGGGGCATGATTTCAGACCCAGTTATTTACAGATGGCGAATATTTTAGAAGGTATTCCTCAGCGTCCGCCCATCGTGGCCTTGACAGCAACTGCTACTGTCCCTGTAGCGACAGATATCAAAAGACTTTTAAAAATCCCTGAACAGAACCATATTCAAACTGGATTTGCACGAGAAAATCTGAGGTTGCAGGTTATCAAAGATCAAAAAAAAGAACAATATTTGGTCGAGTATTTAAAAGTGAATCAAAATCAATCCGGCATCATTTATGCCGCGACTAGAAAAGAAGTGGATCGACTATATCAGTTGTTGGCGAAATTTGGTTTTTCCGTTGGCAGATACCACGGCGGTATTTCAGAAAGGGAACGGACGGAAATGCAAGAAGCTTTCCTCTATGATCGTATTCAGCTATTAGTAGCAACGAACGCTTTTGGAATGGGGATCAATAAAAGTAATATTCGTTTTGTCATTCACTACCAAATACCAGGTTCATTAGAAGCATATTATCAGGAAGCTGGTCGTGCCGGAAGAGATGGCTTACCTAGTGAAGCCATTTTGCTATTTGCGCCACAAGATGTGCAAGTCCAAAAGTTTTTTGTTCAACAATCGCAACGTGAGGAAGCACAAAAACATAAGGAATACGACAAGATCCGAGCAATGACTGAATACGTCCATATCGAATCCTGTCTGCAACAATATATTCTTTCTTACTTTGGAGAAGCAAGCGAGCCTTGTCAGCGTTGTGGCAACTGTCTTGATGATCGTGAACTTGTCGATGTGACCACAGAAACGCAAATGGTTTTGTCTTGTTTGAAACGAATGGGTGAGAACTACGGAAAACAATTACTAATGAAAGTCCTTGCCGGATCAAAAGATCAGAAAATCAAACAGTTTCAGTTTGATCGATTGTCTACTTATGGTCTACTAAGGAATCTGTCACAAAAAAATATATTACAGTTGATCGACTATCTGATTTCAAGTGGCTACTTACTTGCGGCTAGTGGTGAATACCCTGTTTTGAAAGTCAGCGATCTTGGGGTGCAAGTGCTTATGGGAAAAGTAACTGTCCACAAAAAGGAACCCAAAAAAGTGCAACAATTGTCGCATGACGAAACGGATGGTCTATTTGAAGTATTACGCCAGTTACGGACTGATTTAGCTGTTGATGCAGGTGTTCCGCCGTATGTTGTTTTTTCAGATGCGACACTCAAAGAAATGAGTCAGCATCGACCAAATGACCGATTGGCACTTCTCCAAATCAAAGGGGTAGGGCAAAGCAAGCTTGATAAGTACGGTGAAATGTTCTTGCAGGTAATCAAAAATTTCCAAGAAAGCGCTACGCCAAGTGACAGTTAA
- a CDS encoding YlaN family protein gives MDSLSKETALNVLIDEADRIKRLIQNQTNSLCISQCKAFEEVVDTQMYGFSQQVSFAIRVGIIEKKEGQLMLSELERQLNHLYNEVYRENYDKKESGKGE, from the coding sequence ATGGATTCTCTTTCAAAAGAGACGGCACTCAATGTGTTGATTGATGAGGCAGATCGCATCAAGCGTTTGATCCAAAATCAAACAAACAGTCTTTGTATCTCGCAGTGCAAAGCCTTTGAAGAGGTAGTCGATACACAAATGTATGGATTTTCTCAACAAGTGAGTTTTGCGATACGTGTAGGGATCATTGAAAAAAAAGAAGGGCAACTGATGCTCAGTGAGTTAGAACGTCAATTGAATCACTTATACAATGAAGTTTACCGAGAAAATTATGATAAAAAAGAAAGTGGCAAGGGGGAATAA
- a CDS encoding FtsW/RodA/SpoVE family cell cycle protein, producing the protein MPNKVKKRHLLDYSILIPYLILCIIGLIMVYSSTSYLLLANGSNPASSVINQSIFWVLSLIVIALLYKMKIGVLKNQRLIMAAIAVLTILLLIVLFFGEERNGAKGWLEIAGFSIQPAEYLKIIAIWYLSFTLSQRQMSVQKNFIATVKRPLLLVLALTVLVASLPDFGNATVIFLIIIVLLLASGVNYFYTLIVGVGGIIFSVVTIWLINVTQGKLFPGRLQYIYHRFEIFQNPFTDELNNGHQMVNGYYAMFNGGLFGRGLGNSIQKKGFLQEAQTDFIYAIVVEELGVIMGILILALLMFMIARIILVGIRSKDPFNSLLCIGIGSMFLIQVFVNLGGITGIIPLTGITFPFLSQGGSSLLMLSICVGFVLNISADEKRKSLGIY; encoded by the coding sequence TTGCCGAATAAAGTGAAAAAAAGGCATCTGTTGGATTACAGTATTTTGATTCCATATTTGATTTTATGTATCATCGGGTTGATCATGGTTTATAGCTCCACCTCCTACTTGCTATTAGCAAATGGGAGCAATCCAGCGTCATCAGTCATCAATCAAAGTATTTTTTGGGTGCTTAGCTTGATCGTTATTGCACTCCTATACAAAATGAAAATCGGTGTATTGAAAAATCAGCGATTGATCATGGCGGCTATCGCAGTCTTGACGATTTTATTATTGATCGTCTTATTTTTTGGGGAAGAACGTAATGGTGCAAAAGGTTGGCTTGAAATTGCCGGATTTTCTATCCAGCCCGCCGAATACCTAAAGATCATTGCCATCTGGTATCTTTCCTTTACTTTGTCACAGAGACAAATGAGTGTGCAAAAAAACTTCATTGCAACGGTCAAACGACCTTTATTGTTAGTACTTGCCTTGACAGTGTTAGTGGCAAGTCTACCCGATTTTGGGAATGCAACGGTTATTTTTTTGATCATCATCGTGTTACTATTAGCTAGCGGCGTCAATTATTTTTACACCTTGATCGTCGGTGTCGGAGGAATCATTTTTAGTGTAGTAACAATTTGGTTGATCAACGTGACCCAAGGGAAACTTTTCCCTGGTCGCCTACAATATATTTATCATCGTTTTGAGATTTTTCAAAACCCTTTTACTGATGAATTGAATAACGGACACCAAATGGTGAATGGTTATTATGCGATGTTCAACGGTGGTCTATTCGGTCGCGGATTAGGGAATAGTATCCAGAAAAAAGGATTTCTACAAGAAGCGCAAACCGACTTTATCTATGCCATCGTAGTAGAAGAATTAGGAGTGATCATGGGTATTTTGATCTTAGCTTTATTGATGTTCATGATTGCGCGTATCATCTTAGTGGGCATCCGCTCAAAAGATCCATTTAATTCTTTGCTATGTATCGGGATCGGTTCGATGTTTCTGATCCAAGTATTTGTCAACCTTGGCGGGATCACTGGGATCATCCCATTGACAGGGATCACATTCCCATTCTTGAGTCAAGGTGGTTCGAGTTTGCTGATGCTTTCGATCTGCGTAGGTTTCGTCCTGAATATCAGCGCAGATGAGAAACGTAAGAGTTTAGGTATTTACTAA